In Cryptomeria japonica chromosome 10, Sugi_1.0, whole genome shotgun sequence, a genomic segment contains:
- the LOC131058277 gene encoding F-box/kelch-repeat protein At5g15710-like — translation MWSDLPEHLKERILECLPVDCFFHFRAVCKTWNNLFSSPHFNSIARNSQPFLILCPAKTQLPSLIYSFITHTWRTISLSFIPHDCPINFRGSASGFLLVDINANVFFGFNSSMLCVCNPLTQTYTTLPQMVSASRIMAKAILPAGNKMEEYTVMVVVRSSSDKVIVEVYNSTTKTWKVAGSIPDVIIRNENMFFCKGSLFCVTATGGIMAYNIEQEITTIMAMPTADAENLSIRLVCCTTGVFVVGATEDNHCLKGIIMWELVSPKMSMEDYKWEEIGKMPSSVCEEFRRSSNSNWFECVVMGEKICFRANESMEILVYDLNKSSWNWLPKFPADLRYVSMRCLPLEIMASTE, via the coding sequence ATGTGGTCAGATTTGCCTGAACATTTGAAGGAGAGAATACTGGAATGCCTTCCAGTGGACTGCTTCTTCCATTTCAGGGCTGTTTGCAAGACCTGGAATAATCTCTTCTCATCACCTCACTTCAATTCCATAGCAAGAAATAGCCAACCATTTCTCATTCTTTGCCCTGCCAAAACCCAACTGCCCTCCCtaatctattccttcatcacccaCACTTGGCGAACCATATCTTTATCTTTCATACCTCATGATTGCCCCATCAATTTCAGAGGATCTGCTTCCGGGTTTCTCTTGGTAGACATTAACGCCAATGTTTTCTTTGGCTTTAATTCTTCAATGCTATGTGTTTGCAATCCTCTTACCCAAACGTACACCACGCTGCCACAGATGGTTTCTGCGAGTAGAATTATGGCCAAGGCAATTTTACCAGCGGGTAATAAGATGGAAGAATATACAGTCATGGTGGTGGTCAGGAGCAGCAGTGATAAGGTTATAGTAGAAGTATACAATTCTACGACCAAGACATGGAAAGTTGCAGGCAGCATTCCTGATGTGATTATAAGAAACGAAAACATGTTCTTCTGTAAGGGCTCTTTGTTCTGTGTGACTGCCACTGGCGGCATAATGGCCTACAATATTGAACAGGAGATCACCACAATTATGGCCATGCCCACAGCAGACGCCGAAAATTTGTCGATTCGGCTAGTTTGTTGTACGACTGGTGTTTTTGTGGTTGGGGCAACCGAAGATAATCACTGTTTGAAAGGCATAATTATGTGGGAGTTAGTTTCTCCCAAGATGTCAATGGAGGACTACAAGTGGGAAGAGATTGGGAAAATGCCCAGCTCTGTGTGTGAGGAATTTAGGAGGAGCTCTAATTCAAATTGGTTTGAGTGTGTGGTAATGGGAGAAAAGATCTGTTTCAGAGCTAATGAGAGCATGGAGATACTTGTGTATGATTTGAACAAAAGCTCTTGGAATTGGCTGCCCAAGTTTCCTGCAGATTTGAGATATGTGAGCATGAGATGCCTACCACTGGAAATTATGGCTAGTACTGAATAA